In the genome of Paenibacillus sp. GP183, the window TCCTTATGATGAGATTATCTTGAAATATTAAGGGGGATTTAGTCGATGTCTTACAAAAAACGGATTCGCGGAGGAAGCCTTGCGCTTCTCTCAGCACTTTTTCTATTTACTACAGCTTGCGGTACCAGCAGCAACAGCGGTGGCAGCAGTGCTTCTCCAAGCGGCAACAGCAGCAGTCCGGCAACGACCGTAAATGCAAGCGCTTCACCAAAAAAAGACCCGATCAAGGTCGGTGTTCTTGCTTCCATGACCGGAGCCCTTGAAAGCTATGGCAAACAAACGACGAGAGGCTTCGAATTAGGTCTTGATTATGCAACCAAAGGAACGAAAGAAGTGAACGGTCGTCCGATTCAATTCATCATTGAGGACACCGAAACGAAATCCGACGTAGCCGTTCAGAAAGCGACGAAGCTGCTGGAGAAAGACAAGGTGGACTTCCTGGTCGGTTCTTCCAGCTCCGCCGACACGCTGGCTGTCTTGCCGCTGGCTTTGGAATACAAAAAACCGATTATCGTCGAACCCGCAGCGGCTGACAGCATTACCGGCGCCAGCTGGAATAAATACGTTTTTCGTACAGCTCGTAATTCCTCGCAGGATGCGGTTGCGGGGGCAGCAGCCATCGCCAAGCAGGGTACGAAAATCGCCACTTTTGCTCCGGACAGCGCCTTCGGACGCGACGGCGTCAAAGCTTTTAAAGCCGCTGCCGAGAAGCTGGGTGCCAAATTCGTCGCCGAAGAGTATGCAGACGCGAAAGCAACTGATTTCACCGCCAATATCCAAAAGATCATCCAGGCTAAGCCGGATTACTTGTTTGTCGTATGGGCGGGTGCGAACTCACCTTGGAAGCAGCTTCAGGATATGAAGGTGCAGCAAGGGGGAATCAAGATTTCCACGGGAGCTCCGGATATCGCAGCGCTGAAAACAATGAACGATCTCGTTGGAATGGAAGGCTTTACTGTTTATTACAACACACTCCCACAAAATGATGCCAACAAGTGGTTGGTTGATGAACACAAGAAGCGTTTTAACGGCGAAGTGCCGGATCTGTTTACACCGGGCGGTATGTCAGCGGCGATTGCCATTGTCGAAGCCATCAAGAAGACGAATGGGGAAACCAATGCGGATAAGCTCATAACCGCTATGGAAGGCATGACATTTGATACGCCAAAAGGAAAAATGAAATTCCGTGCGGAAGATCACCAGGCGCTGCAGTCCTTGTTTGCCATTAAGCTGGAGAAGAAGGACGGCTTCGATTATCCTGTACCCGTACTCATCCGCGAATTGACCATGGATGAGACAGCACCGCCGATCGTGAACAAAAAATAAATCAGCAAGGTGATCTTATGGAACCTATTCTGGAAACTCGTGAGTTGACGATCGCCTTCGACGGCCATGTGGCAGTGAACAGTATCAGCTTGAAGGTCCCGCCTCGTCATTTTCTGTCCATCATCGGACCGAATGGCGCCGGAAAGACGACTTTATTCAATCTGCTAAGCGGGGAACTACAGCCGACTCATGGAAGCATCTTGTTCAAGGGGGCAGACATCACACGTCTGTCTCCTCCTCTTCGAACGAGAAAGGGGATGGGGCGATCATTTCAAATCACCAATGTATTTCCCAATCTGACTGTGCTCGAAAATGTGCGTTTGGCTGTACAATCCTGCGCGGGTGTGCGGTTCAATTTTTTCTCATCACTGTCCCGGTTCAAGCAATTCGAGGAGGAAGCCTATCACCTTCTGCAGACCGTACTGCTGGATGGCAAGCACAATTCACTTGCTC includes:
- a CDS encoding substrate-binding domain-containing protein; its protein translation is MSYKKRIRGGSLALLSALFLFTTACGTSSNSGGSSASPSGNSSSPATTVNASASPKKDPIKVGVLASMTGALESYGKQTTRGFELGLDYATKGTKEVNGRPIQFIIEDTETKSDVAVQKATKLLEKDKVDFLVGSSSSADTLAVLPLALEYKKPIIVEPAAADSITGASWNKYVFRTARNSSQDAVAGAAAIAKQGTKIATFAPDSAFGRDGVKAFKAAAEKLGAKFVAEEYADAKATDFTANIQKIIQAKPDYLFVVWAGANSPWKQLQDMKVQQGGIKISTGAPDIAALKTMNDLVGMEGFTVYYNTLPQNDANKWLVDEHKKRFNGEVPDLFTPGGMSAAIAIVEAIKKTNGETNADKLITAMEGMTFDTPKGKMKFRAEDHQALQSLFAIKLEKKDGFDYPVPVLIRELTMDETAPPIVNKK
- a CDS encoding ABC transporter ATP-binding protein, which translates into the protein MEPILETRELTIAFDGHVAVNSISLKVPPRHFLSIIGPNGAGKTTLFNLLSGELQPTHGSILFKGADITRLSPPLRTRKGMGRSFQITNVFPNLTVLENVRLAVQSCAGVRFNFFSSLSRFKQFEEEAYHLLQTVLLDGKHNSLAQHLAHGEKRKLEIAMLLALKSELLLLDEPTAGISIEEVPTILDVLRRIKEQGDKTILLIEHKMDMVLDLSDSITVLFNGKFLANGSPQDIMNNELVQSAYLGGHYDDAS